Proteins from a single region of Octopus bimaculoides isolate UCB-OBI-ISO-001 chromosome 11, ASM119413v2, whole genome shotgun sequence:
- the LOC106877163 gene encoding pneumococcal serine-rich repeat protein isoform X2, producing MASNEPREGSSFSSSLEADLSEQCTTKNNEQLAVSQMKKTGDSGLQPRNIQVHSTAYSTREMNNTEPDSVRNMWSQAHMASTASSSLNSVPGCQIPPPWPETLVMSTAASAPSTKNYNMPTQSSANNYPNVNPVNSYLLPNSSNSLPLPSCGNLKGPTYSDSNQKVPTSNQVPFFSPTSSSKKNNSVKILSASSTYSKTAAGFPSSTLGQIGFTTTSASSTSSTNPLMNPCPSKYSAQSLGKPSGLITSSNIGSVAPNFSNSGTEPMIISKSFSTPVNSMQLSHSNDSPVGVTSTESYQQSTPDINSMNITQVSNSSVSAGQMPSSSVIHMVAGSKKAGQMRPISVSPSHILSSSVSSGHLESSSLNQGHISSSSVTSGHCIEGSMNLGHMVNPVNPNNALLTPSHMQNNALKTGHGQMLPSTLQQQQQQQHQSQISSGQIHPAQVQGGSLHTNQISPGPKHSGQMPGVHTMHTIHMINTPINQGPGSVHQPQVPPGIIHPSQIPAGHMQGKPMEHSQRSGLMHPDQMSNRPMLSAQLSDIPISTPQSTSGSLQTGFVASYMNSNQSSVSSSSLQPTQVPSSSVYSPQGSVSSSYNIQDSIYSMQRSNNSSYPGQMSGGSVHPAQVSGGSIHPARVSGASAHPAQVSGASVHPAQVSGASTHLAQVSGSSVQPVMVSGASAHPAKVLGSPVRPAMMPGNSAHLAQVSSSSAHLAQVSGSSAHPAQVSGSSTHPAQVSGGSTLLGQVSVGSAQPVQVSGSSPYPAQVSGSSAHPAQVSSGSVHLAQVSGSSAHLVQMLGNTTQVLGNSVNSTPVACSSASSLQMSDNVSQLSQVSGSSVHPSQLSDNAVHLSQMAASSVHLPQGCSNSTSSAQISDSSHVTHLPSGSVDPLLVSGSSSHIMQKPASSTHLLQPSNTSAHVSSVSHLSTVGPQLHGTSGKPLAANYTLTASVSVSSGKQNLNNPVAPARTASDPTKLRSPYGNANFMKLNQVSSSSSESRGLKTNNSLSHSQGTTSSYKDSTSLSKTEQTVDSVTNTAFISSNTSPVERPVSSLPNISQVIEESLNANLISDACRKDNNSNSCKKVKPSTEVSNTSQASSSSLPNQTIENVSKLNYISGNVVKTDKMYGSSLKPEQLPSSLVTNVQAPNNSRKTNEMSGNSKTDQMVAGYSGFGQISNTALKTGVVESTLPGNIVKTSTADNSKKPETTLGNNDNSMNTASVSTNSSRTGQLFGNTGKTDYVTGSSMKVEKMTGDPLKTVSQSKMGQVCSTTNRSVNQHPASMFSSNNDQASVSSSRISQNRRCSSSFKQDEVSGNSFRNENSLTSSTENFLVTASSAVSCQVSASSVSGSHTISEAHTASSTQNSQVTASSIDHGQVSASSTESHQLLDNSQVSGSDHVTASSNEKNQVSASSSASLVGSTQVSCTDTNSNHASSSATSSENCQVTASCTENIQNVVSSMSVDQESSQDVATSSANSLLEDGFGNCDASDISASTTTFGNEITNNQGISSSTEFENQFDVQHLSSIDVNSTESSEATCRSVKDMGQASSSGQSDLRKTEKNQATSTTAIASSDFSERAKLINSGSPSEPTSSSTENSQISSNIKDESAEPRVETAMEVSSVEEADSATTSAETTKPKANGTTSCPPVVTTTEKSSSSSRKDHSEIVDHDDHEHHAFLPDQLFEYQWPDMSSEWYILQEQVSEYLTVKSFKRKYPDLKRRPAEMKEKEFLRERGVVTETQCDLGLTALRCEEVYDLMLRDYPEKYQEFASILHERERQSINEKHKGYEVPPKLEKSKMADYVRKAMRSASEFNSQFQRERREERRAYFDLQTMVIHYPAHKYPKLETTCAKVPAYPVSLIPGQYQEFYKRYEPKELKYFPLNTCIYGPPKRILNPLVKPSNVDSSEEMDDNQDDQADSGSDGESNDNDSSDSEVSQPLLPQPAPTPSPRRGRKIAGDHKDHKEQTNQKKDCRFCHKGPMKGRNRKEELVSCSECGSTGHPACLDLTKAMVSIIKNYPWQCMECKTCVQCMDPYDEDKMMFCDRCDRGYHTFCVGLKAIPTGRWECTSCKETEPVLLSPRDTPSSTAASPAHLSSIVAQSPLPVKIRKVYRRQKIC from the exons ATGGCCTCTAATGAGCCAAGAGAGGGCTCGTCGTTTTCTAGTTCATTGGAAGCCGATTTAAGTGAACAATGTACAACTAAAAACAACGAGCAGCTGGCTGTTTCCCAGATGAAAAAG acAGGGGACAGTGGTTTGCAACCCAGGAATATACAAGTCCACAGTACAGCGTACAGTACAagagaaatgaacaacactgaaCCAGATTCTGTGAGAAATATGTGGTCTCAAGCTCATATGGCATCTACTGCTTCTAGTTCTTTGAATTCAGTTCCTGGGTGTCAAATTCCACCTCCTTGGCCCGAAACCTTGGTAATGAGCACAGCTGCTTCTGCTCCATCTACTAAAAACTACAACATGCCAACCCAGTCCTCAGCAAATAACTATCCTAATGTTAATCCAGTAAACTCTTATTTATTACCCAACAGTTCAAATAGTTTACCATTACCTAGTTGTGGAAACCTCAAAGGACCTACCTATTCTGATAGCAACCAAAAAGTTCCTACAAGTAATCAAGTTCCATTTTTCAGTCCAACATCCAGCTCCAAAAAGAATAATTCTGTTAAAATTCTCTCTGCTTCTAGTACTTATAGTAAAACCGCTGCTGGTTTCCCCAGTTCAACATTAGGTCAGATAGGGTTTACTACAACTTCTGCTAGTTCTACAAGTTCAACAAACCCGCTAATGAATCCTTGTCCttcaaaatattctgctcagaGTCTTGGAAAACCATCTGGCCTAATAACATCAAGTAATATTGGCTCTGTTGCTCCGAACTTTTCAAATTCTGGAACAGAACCCATGATTATTTCAAAAAGTTTTTCAACTCCAGTAAATTCGATGCAGTTATCTCATAGTAATGATAGTCCGGTAGGAGTAACTTCAACGGAAAGTTATCAGCAGTCCACACCAGATATTAACTCTATGAACATAACTCAGGTTTCAAATAGTTCTGTGAGTGCTGGACAAATGCCGAGTAGTTCAGTGATTCATATGGTTGCTGGTTCCAAGAAAGCTGGCCAGATGAGACCCATTTCTGTTAGTCCAAGTCATATATTATCTAGTTCTGTAAGTTCTGGACATTTGGAATCCAGTTCATTGAACCAGGGTCATATCTCAAGTAGTTCTGTTACTTCTGGCCATTGTATTGAAGGATCGATGAATTTAGGTCATATGGTTAACCCAGTAAATCCTAATAATGCTTTGTTGACACCCAGTCATATGCAAAATAATGCTCTGAAAACAGGCCATGGCCAGATGTTACCTAgtacattacaacaacaacaacagcagcaacaccagagTCAAATTTCTAGTGGTCAAATACATCCTGCACAAGTACAGGGTGGTTCATTGCACACAAATCAAATATCTCCTGGTCCAAAACATTCAGGTCAAATGCCTGGTGTTCACACAATGCATACTATTCACATGATAAATACTCCTATAAATCAAGGGCCAGGCTCTGTGCATCAGCCTCAAGTTCCTCCTGGAATCATACATCCCAGCCAAATCCCAGCAGGGCATATGCAGGGAAAGCCAATGGAACATAGTCAACGGTCAGGACTTATGCATCCTGACCAAATGTCAAATAGACCAATGCTTTCCGCTCAATTATCAGATATACCCATAAGCACTCCTCAGTCTACTAGTGGTTCTTTACAAACTGGCTTTGTAGCTAGTTATATGAATTCTAACCAAAGTTCCGTTTCTAGTAGCTCCCTTCAGCCTACACAGGTTCCTAGTAGCTCTGTATATTCTCCACAAGGATCAGTCAGTTCTAGTTACAATATACAAGATTCTATTTACTCAATGCAAAGATCTAACAATTCCTCCTATCCAGGACAAATGTCAGGAGGCTCTGTTCATCCTGCTCAGGTGTCAGGGGGCTCCATACACCCGGCACGGGTGTCAGGTGCTTCTGCACACCCTGCACAGGTGTCAGGTGCTTCTGTACACCCTGCTCAGGTGTCAGGTGCTTCCACACACCTTGCACAGGTGTCAGGAAGTTCTGTACAGCCTGTTATGGTGTCAGGTGCTTCCGCACACCCTGCAAAGGTATTAGGTAGTCCTGTACGCCCAGCTATGATGCCAGGCAACTCCGCACACCTAGCACAGGTGTCAAGTAGCTCTGCACACCTGGCACAGGTGTCAGGCAGCTCTGCACACCCTGCACAGGTGTCAGGCAGTTCTACACACCCTGCACAGGTGTCAGGCGGCTCCACACTCCTTGGACAGGTGTCAGTCGGCTCCGCACAACCTGTACAGGTGTCAGGTAGTTCTCCATACCCTGCACAGGTGTCAGGCAGCTCTGCACACCCTGCACAGGTGTCAAGTGGCTCTGTACACCTTGCACAGGTGTCAGGCAGTTCTGCACACCTTGTACAAATGTTGGGTAATACTACCCAGGTACTCGGCAATTCTGTTAACTCTACACCAGTCGCTTGTAGCTCTGCCAGTTCTTTACAGATGTCAGATAATGTATCACAGCTTTCCCAAGTATCAGGCAGTTCTGTGCATCCATCACAACTATCAGACAATGCTGTGCATCTATCACAAATGGCTGCCAGCTCGGTGCATTTACCACAAGGATGTAGCAATTCTACTTCGTCAGCACAGATATCTGATAGTTCTCATGTAACACACCTACCTAGTGGCTCTGTGGATCCTCTGCTGGTTTCTGGTAGTTCTTCCCACATTATGCAGAAACCAGCTAGTTCTACTCACCTTTTACAACCCTCAAACACTTCTGCACATGTGTCATCGGTTTCACATTTGAGCACAGTTGGGCCCCAACTGCATGGGACTTCTGGAAAGCCACTAGCTGCAAATTATACACTCACTGCATCAGTTTCAGTAAGTTCTGGTAAACAAAATTTGAATAATCCTGTTGCTCCAGCAAGAACTGCCTCAGACCCCACTAAGTTACGGAGCCCCTATGGGAATGCTAACTTTATGAAATTGAACCAAGTGTCTAGTAGTAGTTCTGAAAGTCGGGGTCTGAAAACTAATAATTCGTTGTCACATAGTCAAGGAACAACAAGCTCTTATAAAGATTCAACCAGTCTCAGCAAAACAGAACAGACTGTCGACAGTGTTACTAACACTGCTTTTATTTCCAGTAACACTTCTCCGGTTGAAAGACCTGTTAGTAGTCTCCCCAATATAAGCCAGGTTATTGAGGAGTCATTGAATGCTAACTTGATTTCAGATGCTTGCAGGAAAGATAATAATTCAAATTCGTGTAAAAAAGTCAAGCCATCTACTGAGGTTTCTAACACTTCTCAAGCTTCATCTAGTTCTCTCCCCAACCAAACAattgaaaatgtttcaaaattaaattatatttctgggAATGTAGTTAAAACTGACAAAATGTATGGCAGTTCTTTAAAACCTGAACAGTTACCATCAAGTCTTGTCACAAATGTACAGGCACCCAATAACTCTCGAAAGACTAATGAAATGTCTGGAAATTCCAAAACTGATCAGATGGTGGCTGGTTACAGTGGATTTGGTCAAATATCTAATACTGCTCTGAAGACTGGTGTAGTGGAAAGCACTTTACCTGGTAATATTGTAAAAACTTCAACAGCTGACAATTCTAAGAAACCTGAAACTACACTAGGAAATAATGACAATTCCATGAACACTGCATCTGTAAGTACCAATTCTTCAAGAACTGGTCAGTTGTTTGGCAATACTGGAAAGACAGATTATGTGACAGGAAGTTCTATGAAAGTAGAGAAAATGACTGGTGATCCTTTAAAGACAGTAAGCCAGAGTAAAATGGGCCAAGTGTGTAGTACAACTAACAGATCTGTTAACCAACATCCAGCTTCTatgttttcttcaaataatgATCAAGCATCTGTTTCTTCATCACGAATTAGTCAGAATCGAAGATGTTCCAGCTCTTTTAAACAAGATGAAGTTTCTGGCAATTCCTTCCGGAATGAGAATTCTTTGACTAGTTCAACTGAAAATTTTCTTGTTACTGCCAGTTCAGCTGTAAGTTGTCAGGTATCAGCCAGTTCAGTAAGTGGTAGCCACACAATTAGTGAAGCACATACAGCAAGCTCAACTCAGAACAGCCAGGTTACTGCTAGTTCTATTGATCACGGTCAGGTGTCAGCTAGTTCTACTGAAAGCCATCAGCTTTTAGATAACAGCCAAGTTAGTGGCAGTGATCATGTTACAGCCAGTTCTAATGAAAAAAATCAAGTTTCTGCAAGTTCTTCTGCTAGTCTCGTGGGCAGCACTCAGGTTAGTTGTACAGACACTAACAGCAACCATGCTAGTTCATCAGCTACTTCATCTGAAAATTGCCAAGTCACTGCCAGTTGCACTGAAAACATTCAGAATGTTGTTAGCTCAATGAGTGTGGACCAAGAAAGCAGCCAAGATGTTGCTACATCCTCAGCAAACAGTTTATTGGAAGACGGTTTTGGAAATTGTGATGCATCTGACATTTCTGCTTCAACCACAACGTTTGGCAATGAAATTACTAATAACCAAGGCATATCAAGTTCTACTGAATTTGAAAATCAGTTTGATGTGCAGCACTTGTCAAGTATTGATGTTAATTCTACTGAAAGTTCAGAAGCTACTTGCAGGTCAGTAAAGGACATGGGACAGGCATCAAGTTCTGGTCAGTCTGACttgagaaaaacagagaaaaatcaaGCAACTTCTACAACTGCTATTGCATCATCGGATTTTTCTGAAAGAGCTAAACTAATTAACTCTGGCTCTCCTTCAGAACCGACATCTAGTTCTACCGAAAACTCTCAAATTAGTTCCAATATAAAAGATGAATCAGCAGAACCTAGGGTTGAAACGGCAATGGAAGTTTCAAGTGTCGAAGAAGCAGATTCAGCAACTACTAGTGCTGAAACTACAAAACCTAAAGCAAATGGGACCACATCTTGTCCACCAGTTGTGACAACAACAGAGAAAAGTAGTTCATCTAGCCGTAAAGATCATAGTGAGATTGTGGATCATGACGACCATGAACA tCATGCCTTCCTTCCTGATCAACTTTTTGAGTACCAATGGCCAGATATGAGTAGTGAATGGTACATATTGCAAGAACAAGTCAGCGAATACTTGACTGTTAAATCATTTAAACGAAAATATCCAG atCTGAAAAGACGGCctgcagaaatgaaagaaaaggaatttttgAGAGAACGTGGTGTAGTTACTGAAACCCAGTGTGATCTTG GATTAACCGCCCTAAGATGTGAAGAAGTATATGATTTGATGTTGAGAGATTATCCTGAGAAATATCAG GAATTCGCTTCAATTCTCCATGAACGAGAACGACAGTCTATTAATGAGAAGCACAAAGGTTATGAAGTG CCTCCTAAGCTTGAAAAGAGCAAGATGGCTGATTATGTAAGGAAGGCAATGAGATCAGCTTCAGAGTTTAATAGCCAATTTCAGCGAGAAAGGAGGGAGGAGAGAAGGGCATATTTTGACTTGCAAACTATG GTTATCCACTATCCTGCTCACAAATATCCTAAACTGGAAACTACTTGTGCAAAAGTACCTGCTTATCCTGTTAGCTTGATCCCAGGGCAATACCAAGAATTCTACAAAag ATATGAACCAAAGGAACTTAAATACTTTCCTCTCAACACGTGTATTTATGGGCCTCCCAAAAGGATACTTAATCCTTTAGTGAAACCTTCAAATGTTGATTCATCTGAAGAAATGGACGATAACCAAGAT gATCAAGCAGATTCTGGTTCTGATGGTGAGAGTAATGACAATGATTCAAGTGATTCGGAAGTTAGCCAGCCTCTACTTCCTCAACCAGCTCCTACTCCTTCTCCACGGAGAGGCCGGAAAATTGCTGGAGACCACAAGGACCATAAAGAG